One window of Methanobacterium alkalithermotolerans genomic DNA carries:
- a CDS encoding DUF365 domain-containing protein, translating to MEKKIKGVTHPVPTEYAERIYHKGKTVFVGKTHLGKVKKGDKFVIYESHGAKAYTGWADIIQVLKMKPAEILDKYNDQLMITPDEFKEYSKGRSQMNVIEFENFQLFSKKVAPKRFVAISGKYIYEDEFRIIEKNRG from the coding sequence ATGGAGAAAAAAATAAAAGGGGTTACACATCCAGTACCCACCGAATATGCAGAAAGGATATACCATAAGGGGAAAACAGTCTTTGTAGGAAAAACGCATCTGGGAAAAGTTAAAAAAGGGGATAAATTCGTTATCTATGAATCCCACGGGGCCAAAGCCTATACCGGCTGGGCAGATATCATCCAGGTGTTGAAGATGAAACCAGCGGAAATTTTAGATAAATATAACGACCAGCTGATGATTACACCAGATGAATTCAAGGAATACTCTAAGGGCCGCAGCCAGATGAATGTGATTGAATTTGAAAACTTCCAGTTATTTTCTAAAAAAGTGGCGCCTAAAAGATTCGTGGCCATAAGTGGTAAATACATCTATGAGGACGAATTCAGGATTATTGAGAAAAACCGGGGTTAA
- a CDS encoding helicase-related protein: MVLTLEEIKSRLENDQIEPSLKLKLAVDAYRIHLKHLFDPLSCVATGRIDPLPHQIESFVKMMNMLRPHGDTDGRIRVLLADDVGLGKTIMIGMVLKELLLSSRIKKVLIVCPAGLQIQWQEELLYKFGESFEIIRGKVGLDNPFKHVNKCITSMDYAKNPEKLELLKDTHWDLVIIDEAHKLKYGNLRFALGEVLSENSSNLILATATPHDGKLENFLNILGLLDQNLQLTEDRYELIRYLDPIMIRRMKNEITNFKGQNIFPHREDPYTIDIDFNHEEEEFYDAMGAYVNKYYRKAEERNKTSAVLALYILHRMVSSSIYAGLQALKNRKNRLWEPFLETKDESIYFEHPEDLDAKTREEDDDIIIGSTASIGDELKEELEELEELISMGQNLVDSNEDSKSLKLIEGLKELRRTRPEDKIILFTEFKPTLFNLKRILEEEGFSVVEIHGSMDIKERELQRDNFENFANILIGTDAISEGLNLQFANIVVNYELPWNPNRLEQRIGRAYRYGQEKPVFIYNYKTGFAIDNHVLEKLVEKLEEIRLAFGDRTVDVIGSLISEKEMMEIFKIARTVGDTDASDRVQGLIEEKLLLIDNIEHYMIKNRFDLTEVLRATRSIESGVVKFDVERFLLSYLSNRENGSYDPIGKNTHILYLNEVDISADPKCTENIPPYKNKVYDFQGTFDKDAQRKYEYVALGNPALSMALEKSMNFEGISLLKGEENGLLLSYILRFFDAQDQEVYAEPILIFMNEKEAKVIDPLQIWDYDTLEEDYIPQEFMDFLDTVNFTEIKREIDPQIQDLKKFAQNKHEKDLELDLKRVNADYECKIAIEERNIEKAKEKGQRFLIPGHAENVSSLRAEHLRIVSELESSRNIRWELCGPLSSGIVIKPEKASGVNDMDIEKLKKEVEKAGVDYIIKKEKEWGRETVYNSLDKEEFRGYDLLTISDSEKRMIEAKSFKTEGNIQISSNEWRVASENPDNYHLYVVKNALDDPELTKIRDPYNNLSEVAKTIHFDDYKVVIDPSGLDDAIKSTKTKLIVPEPAKEESSSDIMDQLMSSDFVNWIENLPYPLSSILWKYYAERNTSKQVKILFNYFEALCEFHGTIIVSLTAEALKNDRNILEDPNILEDRVEWIIQTSFGKWYTFGGRIAKKIRFLSSSGSKNHRLLFEKFLDITGQSREFIDLMTNKQLYNLFNDVKDYRNRHKGHGGDSSEEIEKEVLQYLEKQLYRTWRTISNIYLDNILIMPQEGTRLEDHYQYDVRKIIGTRTPFITMKLQTDNSLKTKTLYLINKDKLKPLQILPFFKILESSKTSEEACYFYREVDGSTVRWISYHYGIDPELYLPLERDIKKAIEILLPS, translated from the coding sequence ATGGTCCTAACCTTAGAAGAAATAAAGTCCCGACTTGAAAATGACCAAATTGAACCTTCTCTTAAGCTTAAGCTAGCTGTGGATGCTTATCGTATCCACCTCAAACATCTTTTTGACCCTTTATCTTGTGTGGCCACTGGTAGGATTGATCCTCTGCCTCACCAGATTGAGAGTTTTGTCAAAATGATGAATATGCTGCGGCCTCATGGAGATACTGATGGAAGAATAAGGGTACTTCTTGCAGATGATGTAGGGTTAGGAAAAACCATTATGATTGGTATGGTATTAAAAGAGCTTCTATTATCTTCTCGAATCAAAAAAGTGTTAATTGTGTGTCCAGCTGGTTTACAGATCCAATGGCAAGAGGAATTGTTATATAAATTTGGGGAAAGCTTTGAAATTATTAGGGGTAAAGTGGGATTGGATAATCCATTTAAACACGTGAATAAATGTATAACTTCGATGGATTATGCTAAAAATCCTGAAAAATTAGAATTATTAAAAGATACCCACTGGGATTTAGTAATTATTGATGAAGCTCACAAATTAAAGTATGGTAACTTAAGATTTGCTTTAGGTGAAGTTTTAAGTGAAAATTCCAGTAATTTAATTCTTGCTACAGCTACCCCTCACGATGGTAAGTTAGAAAACTTTTTAAACATTTTAGGACTTCTCGATCAAAATTTACAATTAACTGAAGATCGTTATGAACTTATACGTTATCTAGATCCTATCATGATCCGGCGAATGAAAAATGAAATAACTAATTTTAAAGGGCAGAATATATTCCCCCACCGGGAAGATCCATACACTATTGATATTGATTTTAATCATGAAGAAGAAGAGTTCTACGATGCCATGGGTGCTTATGTAAACAAATACTACCGTAAAGCCGAAGAACGAAATAAAACTAGTGCTGTTTTAGCTCTATATATTTTACATAGAATGGTTTCATCTTCCATTTATGCCGGTTTACAAGCTCTAAAAAATAGAAAAAATAGACTATGGGAACCTTTCCTAGAAACTAAAGATGAAAGCATCTATTTTGAACATCCAGAAGATTTAGATGCAAAAACCAGAGAAGAAGATGACGACATTATCATTGGGTCAACTGCATCTATTGGTGATGAATTAAAAGAAGAACTTGAAGAACTGGAAGAATTAATATCAATGGGTCAGAATTTAGTTGATTCTAATGAAGATAGTAAAAGCCTGAAATTAATAGAAGGATTAAAAGAACTTAGAAGGACTAGACCGGAAGATAAAATTATCCTCTTCACTGAATTTAAACCTACTTTGTTTAATCTTAAAAGAATATTAGAAGAAGAAGGTTTTAGTGTAGTAGAAATCCATGGTAGTATGGATATTAAAGAGCGGGAACTTCAAAGAGATAATTTTGAAAATTTTGCTAATATTTTAATTGGTACTGATGCTATTAGTGAGGGTCTTAACCTCCAATTTGCTAATATTGTAGTTAATTACGAGCTTCCTTGGAATCCTAATCGTTTAGAACAAAGGATTGGGCGAGCCTATCGTTATGGTCAGGAAAAGCCTGTTTTTATTTATAATTATAAAACAGGATTTGCCATTGATAATCATGTTTTAGAGAAGTTAGTGGAAAAATTAGAAGAAATACGCTTAGCTTTTGGTGATCGGACCGTAGATGTTATTGGTTCTCTAATTTCTGAAAAAGAAATGATGGAAATCTTTAAAATAGCTCGTACAGTAGGTGATACTGATGCATCTGACAGAGTACAAGGTTTAATTGAAGAAAAACTATTATTAATAGATAATATTGAACATTACATGATTAAAAATCGTTTTGATTTGACTGAAGTTTTAAGAGCTACTAGGAGCATAGAAAGCGGTGTCGTTAAGTTTGATGTGGAAAGATTTTTATTAAGTTATTTATCTAATAGAGAAAATGGATCTTATGATCCTATTGGGAAAAATACGCATATTTTGTATCTTAATGAGGTGGATATTAGTGCAGACCCGAAATGCACCGAAAATATTCCTCCCTATAAAAATAAAGTCTACGATTTTCAGGGTACCTTTGATAAAGATGCCCAAAGAAAATATGAATATGTGGCACTAGGAAACCCCGCACTTAGTATGGCCTTGGAAAAATCCATGAATTTTGAAGGTATAAGCCTATTGAAAGGTGAAGAAAATGGACTTCTTTTATCTTATATTTTAAGATTTTTTGATGCTCAAGATCAAGAAGTTTATGCTGAACCTATTCTTATTTTTATGAATGAGAAAGAAGCAAAAGTAATAGATCCCTTACAGATATGGGATTATGATACTTTAGAGGAAGATTATATTCCACAGGAATTTATGGACTTTTTAGATACTGTGAATTTTACGGAAATAAAAAGGGAAATTGATCCTCAGATTCAGGATTTGAAAAAATTTGCTCAAAATAAGCATGAAAAAGATCTAGAGTTAGATTTAAAAAGAGTTAATGCTGATTATGAATGTAAAATAGCTATTGAAGAGCGAAATATCGAAAAAGCTAAAGAAAAAGGTCAGCGCTTCTTAATTCCAGGTCATGCAGAAAATGTAAGTTCTTTGAGGGCTGAACATCTAAGAATTGTTTCAGAATTAGAGTCTTCTCGAAATATTCGATGGGAGTTATGTGGACCGCTATCTAGTGGGATTGTGATTAAACCGGAAAAAGCTTCCGGTGTTAATGATATGGATATAGAAAAACTAAAAAAGGAAGTTGAAAAAGCTGGTGTGGACTATATAATCAAAAAAGAAAAAGAATGGGGTCGGGAAACTGTTTATAATTCATTGGATAAGGAAGAATTTAGAGGTTATGATCTTTTAACAATATCTGATAGTGAAAAAAGGATGATTGAAGCTAAATCATTTAAAACAGAAGGTAATATTCAAATATCTTCAAATGAATGGAGAGTGGCATCGGAAAATCCAGATAATTACCATTTATATGTGGTGAAAAATGCTCTGGATGATCCAGAATTAACCAAAATAAGGGATCCGTATAATAATTTAAGTGAAGTGGCCAAAACTATTCATTTTGATGATTATAAAGTTGTTATTGATCCTTCGGGTCTTGATGATGCTATAAAATCAACTAAAACTAAATTGATAGTTCCTGAACCAGCTAAAGAAGAAAGTAGTTCTGATATAATGGATCAGTTAATGAGTTCGGATTTTGTGAATTGGATAGAAAACTTACCTTATCCATTATCATCTATTTTATGGAAATATTATGCTGAGAGAAATACTTCTAAACAAGTAAAAATTTTATTTAATTACTTTGAGGCTTTATGTGAATTCCATGGTACTATTATTGTTAGTCTAACTGCGGAAGCCTTAAAAAATGATCGAAACATTCTGGAAGATCCTAATATTCTGGAAGATCGTGTAGAATGGATAATACAAACTAGTTTTGGGAAATGGTATACATTTGGAGGTAGAATTGCTAAAAAAATCAGGTTCTTATCCAGTAGCGGATCTAAAAACCATAGACTATTATTTGAGAAATTTTTAGATATAACTGGTCAAAGCAGAGAATTTATTGATTTAATGACCAACAAGCAATTATACAACTTATTTAATGATGTTAAAGACTATCGTAATAGGCATAAAGGACATGGAGGAGATTCATCTGAAGAAATTGAAAAAGAAGTTCTTCAATACTTAGAAAAACAGCTTTATCGGACGTGGAGAACTATTTCTAATATTTATTTAGACAATATTTTGATTATGCCCCAGGAAGGTACTAGATTAGAAGATCATTATCAATATGATGTAAGAAAAATAATAGGCACCAGAACTCCTTTTATCACCATGAAATTGCAAACTGATAATTCATTAAAAACTAAAACTCTTTATTTAATAAATAAAGATAAACTAAAGCCTTTGCAAATACTTCCTTTCTTTAAAATATTAGAAAGCAGCAAAACAAGTGAAGAAGCTTGTTATTTCTATAGGGAAGTCGATGGAAGTACAGTTAGATGGATTTCTTATCACTATGGAATTGATCCAGAATTATATTTACCATTAGAAAGGGACATAAAAAAAGCAATTGAAATATTACTTCCTTCATAA
- a CDS encoding DUF1156 domain-containing protein, whose amino-acid sequence MEEKRTLIETFLPVEEISAEAKKEKLGNAKPARSMLHYWWTRKPLIASRATVLGALLPENYDINDFKKLLYLNKDKRSHNYNLKKSEYEKIRKYSYELWDTESPTIMDPFAGGGSIPFEALRMGCNVIANDYNPVSYLILKGSLEFPLKYKEKLLKDVSDGLKWIFDKSYNELKDFYPKYENKDVAAYIHAWVVKCPDCGLKNPLVGQWSLSRKKKIFLDPYIEGNIVKFKIKTGDAVPDGTVKRGNAKCIKCGNVIKNDIIKKEIFENNEEILLALVLLDKNGKSYVLPDKTNIDALEESKKFLEKHWDLLIKEDLIPLEEMPEGEVPTYRYLKYWYRILNPRQLILFSSLIRYIRLYSSNLNKDDEYKRAVIISMSFILGKHIDYNCRSTSWHRLNQQIAHALTTRRPSMFWDHSEVNPFVKSSGTLIGMINDINKALKYSVEKLESNTNILIENKSITELELNTPIIVTDPPYFDDVQYAELSEFFYVFEKRALKNIIKLPLEIQKSEDLSVGKKRSKDVFEHLFNVSCQKMNSLLTENGILIMYFAHSSVKAWDFVVNSLRTAKFRITATWPIHTENPNNPLSRGNASIMSSIVIVARKRKEDKTGYIEEIKGDVEEHLKARLQEFWDYGLRGADITVSAMGATLDILTQYSEIKSYTGEMTVKDILELVEIYVVEYILEKFLKNSESLDSPTRFYTYCRLSELDGMSFDTANLISKSLSIDLKLLESSGNISSITKGSKKGIKILKFDEREDIEVKNLIDAVQLGMLAYDKGGMREFESVLADIPYSQGEIFNILESFQHLESGDPEKQIALQILGKSADLIPEKGQTTFD is encoded by the coding sequence ATGGAAGAAAAGAGGACTTTAATTGAGACATTTTTACCTGTTGAGGAGATTAGTGCTGAGGCTAAAAAAGAGAAATTGGGAAATGCTAAACCTGCAAGATCAATGTTACATTATTGGTGGACAAGAAAACCCCTTATTGCTTCTAGAGCAACTGTCCTTGGTGCATTATTACCTGAAAATTATGATATAAATGATTTTAAAAAGTTATTGTATCTTAACAAAGATAAGAGATCTCATAATTATAACTTAAAAAAAAGTGAGTACGAAAAAATCCGTAAATATTCTTATGAACTATGGGATACTGAATCTCCAACAATAATGGATCCATTTGCGGGTGGTGGATCAATACCCTTTGAAGCACTGCGAATGGGATGTAATGTAATTGCAAATGATTATAATCCTGTATCTTACCTAATTTTGAAAGGATCTTTAGAATTTCCCTTAAAATACAAAGAAAAATTATTAAAAGATGTTTCAGATGGATTAAAATGGATATTTGATAAATCTTATAATGAATTAAAAGATTTTTATCCAAAATATGAAAACAAAGATGTGGCCGCATATATTCATGCGTGGGTTGTTAAGTGTCCTGATTGCGGACTAAAAAACCCATTAGTTGGACAATGGTCACTTTCTCGAAAAAAAAAGATTTTTTTGGATCCCTATATTGAAGGTAATATAGTTAAATTTAAAATAAAAACAGGAGATGCTGTTCCTGATGGAACTGTAAAAAGAGGTAATGCAAAATGCATTAAATGTGGAAATGTTATTAAGAATGATATCATTAAAAAAGAAATTTTTGAAAATAATGAAGAAATATTATTAGCCTTAGTATTACTCGATAAAAACGGAAAATCCTACGTTTTACCAGACAAAACAAATATCGATGCATTAGAAGAATCTAAAAAATTTTTAGAAAAGCATTGGGATTTATTAATAAAAGAGGATTTAATACCTCTTGAAGAAATGCCTGAGGGAGAAGTCCCAACTTATAGATATTTAAAGTATTGGTATAGAATTTTAAATCCAAGACAACTTATATTGTTCTCATCATTAATAAGATATATCCGTTTATATTCCTCAAATTTGAATAAAGATGATGAATACAAAAGAGCAGTAATAATTTCAATGTCTTTCATTTTAGGAAAACATATAGATTATAACTGTAGATCAACAAGTTGGCATAGACTAAATCAACAAATTGCACATGCTTTAACAACAAGAAGACCTTCGATGTTTTGGGATCATTCTGAAGTTAATCCTTTTGTAAAAAGCTCAGGTACTCTTATAGGGATGATAAATGATATTAATAAAGCTTTAAAATACTCTGTAGAAAAGTTAGAATCTAATACCAACATTTTAATTGAGAATAAATCTATTACTGAGCTTGAATTAAATACTCCTATTATTGTAACAGATCCTCCATATTTTGATGATGTGCAATATGCAGAATTAAGCGAATTCTTTTATGTTTTTGAAAAAAGAGCTTTGAAAAATATAATTAAATTACCCCTCGAAATTCAAAAATCAGAAGATCTTTCTGTTGGTAAAAAAAGATCAAAAGACGTTTTTGAACATCTTTTTAATGTTTCATGTCAAAAAATGAATTCTTTATTGACCGAAAATGGGATATTAATAATGTATTTTGCACATAGCAGTGTTAAAGCATGGGATTTTGTAGTAAACTCTTTAAGAACTGCAAAATTTAGAATAACTGCAACTTGGCCAATACATACTGAAAATCCAAATAATCCATTATCCAGAGGAAATGCTTCAATTATGTCTTCTATTGTTATTGTAGCAAGGAAACGTAAAGAAGATAAAACAGGATATATAGAAGAAATCAAAGGAGACGTGGAAGAGCATCTTAAAGCAAGACTTCAAGAATTTTGGGACTATGGATTAAGAGGTGCAGATATAACTGTTTCAGCAATGGGAGCAACTCTCGACATTTTAACACAATATTCAGAAATTAAAAGTTATACCGGTGAGATGACCGTTAAAGATATTTTAGAACTTGTAGAGATTTATGTCGTGGAATACATTCTTGAAAAATTCTTGAAAAATTCTGAAAGCCTAGATAGTCCAACCAGATTCTATACTTACTGTAGATTGAGTGAATTAGATGGAATGTCTTTCGATACAGCCAACTTAATATCAAAAAGTCTCAGTATTGACCTAAAATTACTAGAATCCAGCGGAAATATATCTTCCATTACAAAAGGAAGCAAGAAGGGTATTAAAATCCTTAAATTTGATGAAAGAGAAGATATTGAGGTCAAAAATCTTATTGACGCTGTTCAATTAGGGATGCTAGCTTATGATAAAGGTGGAATGAGAGAATTTGAGTCTGTTTTAGCAGATATTCCTTACAGTCAAGGAGAAATCTTTAACATTCTAGAATCATTCCAACACTTAGAATCAGGAGATCCCGAAAAACAAATAGCTCTGCAGATACTCGGAAAATCAGCTGACCTAATCCCTGAAAAAGGCCAAACAACATTTGATTAG
- a CDS encoding DUF499 domain-containing protein → MTHNLKGILGESLERLGTGKAKPLMIIDTTFGGGKTHTLVALYHLFENSWLLKKNENIKELLKQREMTEIPEVSMVSIDARDLSGIESEYKTIWGEIGRQLNCYDRFEEYDKKMQRPTTKVLTEVLENQNKPVLILLDELVNYLKDSEGIKVGDTNLSNITISFLHNITEAISKTEKAMMVLTLPGFEPAYIKQSELLEGYKESVRSIIAREGSFVVPLRKDDVYTIVKKRLFENIDENLAIAVAEEIQSFYTKNSNYLPEVVKSTEYFKSLEKAYPFHPIIIDILYDRIATISEFNKTRGVLRLLSHVIKRVYQKRNNLDIDLIITPGIIDLLDNSIYNELTNRIDRGEFQNVIRTDIVNEDHKARAQALEPITYMGSNVRIATTIYLYTLIGSTKDYSRGATIKDIALAVSVPKLLYPGDVEESIDKMDSIDGLWYFKQTAGHWYFTVDISIKKLINDAKTRISRIQKKKEIKSRLSKMLRTDIFDVRVWESDVKNPTKPTLVVTDYQYLPSTEGGKPSEGLKDIVEKEGQNFREKQNLIYLLVPKKERISKMEDTVALYLAIKDLKTSTDTKEQLKTYKKKIEEYEKETNSNSNSTIELCYSMIFYPKGNDLKYITLQSGLEGAKNLPEKVYLALKKADKILEDLHPSFIADRVLQEKAISFSDLYERFQNNPSLPLPKNKEILKNSVNNGVDQGLFASYKGSMQDISEINLCKFDTITNDFEYKQPIKGGVKDAYQILPKNLADELFDKLNDIVENTKVCPHCKGRNSKSAVKCTCCGESFDTVEPPEPPRKPGDKEDIECPYCKTKNPKGSEKCEKCGKWIITKKLTFTSIDEFLEDVEEQAFKLQKVEFRLPTTQTLQAARFRLSTLTTGYNPKIKASMQGDKIGLNIKEAEKVDVNELSDIVQRLSNLVQEDVVTTIKFDYDDGIDVSSLIESFKGLKAYEDEIEFKAEIITSEKVGI, encoded by the coding sequence ATGACTCATAATTTAAAAGGTATTCTAGGTGAATCATTAGAAAGACTAGGTACGGGAAAGGCCAAACCCCTGATGATTATTGATACCACTTTTGGTGGAGGTAAAACTCACACTTTAGTAGCTTTGTATCACTTATTTGAAAACTCTTGGTTGCTAAAAAAAAATGAGAACATAAAGGAGCTACTAAAGCAAAGAGAAATGACAGAAATACCTGAAGTATCTATGGTATCTATTGATGCCAGAGACCTCAGTGGAATTGAAAGTGAATATAAAACCATCTGGGGAGAAATAGGTAGACAGCTAAACTGTTATGATCGTTTCGAAGAATATGATAAAAAAATGCAACGCCCCACCACTAAAGTTCTAACTGAAGTTCTTGAAAATCAAAATAAGCCTGTTTTAATATTATTGGATGAATTAGTAAACTATTTGAAAGATTCTGAAGGAATAAAAGTTGGAGATACTAATCTATCTAATATAACTATATCTTTTCTACATAACATCACTGAAGCCATTTCCAAGACCGAAAAAGCAATGATGGTTTTAACCTTACCTGGTTTTGAACCTGCCTATATAAAACAATCAGAGTTATTAGAAGGCTATAAAGAAAGTGTGAGATCAATTATTGCACGTGAAGGTTCTTTTGTAGTTCCATTACGAAAGGATGATGTTTATACTATTGTTAAAAAGAGGTTATTTGAAAATATTGATGAGAATTTAGCTATTGCGGTAGCAGAAGAAATTCAATCATTCTACACAAAAAATTCCAATTATTTACCGGAAGTTGTTAAATCAACAGAATACTTTAAATCGTTAGAAAAAGCCTATCCATTCCATCCAATAATTATAGATATATTATATGATAGGATAGCAACTATTAGTGAGTTTAATAAAACTAGAGGAGTTTTAAGACTACTCTCACATGTAATCAAGCGTGTTTATCAAAAGAGGAATAATTTAGATATTGATCTAATTATAACACCAGGTATTATTGATCTATTAGATAATTCTATTTACAATGAATTGACCAATAGAATTGACCGTGGCGAGTTCCAAAATGTCATTCGCACAGATATAGTCAATGAAGATCATAAAGCCCGTGCTCAAGCCCTAGAACCTATAACCTATATGGGATCTAATGTAAGAATTGCAACAACCATCTATTTATACACATTAATTGGTTCTACTAAAGATTATAGTAGAGGGGCAACCATTAAAGACATAGCACTTGCAGTATCGGTACCTAAACTCCTTTATCCCGGCGATGTGGAAGAATCAATTGATAAAATGGATAGTATTGATGGATTATGGTACTTCAAACAAACCGCTGGTCATTGGTACTTTACGGTTGATATATCTATAAAAAAATTAATTAATGATGCCAAAACACGTATTTCCCGAATACAAAAGAAAAAGGAAATTAAATCTAGACTAAGTAAAATGCTCAGAACAGATATATTTGATGTTAGAGTTTGGGAATCTGATGTGAAAAACCCCACTAAACCCACATTAGTCGTTACTGATTATCAATATTTACCTTCAACTGAAGGCGGAAAACCTTCTGAAGGATTAAAAGATATTGTAGAAAAAGAAGGCCAAAATTTCAGGGAAAAACAAAACCTTATTTATTTATTAGTTCCTAAAAAGGAAAGAATCTCTAAAATGGAAGATACTGTTGCCCTTTATCTTGCTATAAAAGATTTAAAAACTTCTACAGATACTAAAGAACAACTAAAAACTTATAAAAAGAAAATTGAAGAGTATGAAAAGGAAACCAATAGTAATTCCAATAGTACTATTGAACTCTGTTATTCTATGATTTTCTATCCCAAAGGTAACGATTTGAAATATATCACCTTGCAAAGTGGATTAGAAGGAGCTAAAAATTTACCTGAAAAGGTTTATTTAGCTCTTAAAAAGGCAGATAAAATCTTAGAAGATTTACATCCTTCTTTTATTGCAGATAGAGTTTTACAAGAAAAGGCTATTAGTTTTTCAGATCTTTATGAAAGATTCCAGAATAATCCTTCCCTGCCTTTACCAAAAAATAAGGAAATACTTAAAAATTCAGTTAATAATGGTGTTGATCAAGGATTATTTGCTTCATATAAAGGTTCCATGCAGGATATTAGTGAAATAAATCTTTGTAAATTTGATACTATCACTAATGATTTTGAATATAAACAGCCCATAAAAGGCGGAGTTAAAGATGCCTACCAAATATTGCCTAAAAATCTGGCGGATGAACTTTTTGATAAATTAAATGATATTGTGGAAAATACTAAAGTTTGTCCACACTGCAAAGGAAGAAACTCTAAGAGTGCGGTTAAATGTACTTGTTGTGGTGAATCTTTTGACACTGTTGAACCTCCAGAACCACCACGAAAACCTGGCGATAAAGAGGATATTGAATGCCCTTATTGTAAGACTAAAAATCCTAAAGGCTCTGAAAAATGTGAAAAGTGTGGAAAATGGATAATCACTAAAAAATTAACTTTTACTTCCATTGATGAATTCTTAGAGGATGTAGAAGAACAAGCATTTAAACTCCAAAAAGTTGAATTTAGATTGCCTACAACTCAAACACTTCAAGCTGCCAGGTTTAGACTTAGTACATTAACCACAGGATATAATCCAAAGATAAAAGCTTCTATGCAGGGAGATAAAATTGGTTTAAACATTAAAGAAGCTGAGAAAGTTGATGTTAATGAGCTATCAGACATTGTACAAAGGTTATCCAATTTAGTTCAAGAAGATGTGGTAACTACGATTAAATTTGATTATGATGATGGAATTGATGTATCTTCTTTAATTGAATCATTTAAAGGATTAAAGGCCTATGAAGATGAAATTGAATTTAAAGCTGAAATTATAACGAGTGAAAAGGTGGGAATTTGA